A genomic segment from Branchiostoma floridae strain S238N-H82 chromosome 7, Bfl_VNyyK, whole genome shotgun sequence encodes:
- the LOC118418970 gene encoding C-Jun-amino-terminal kinase-interacting protein 4-like isoform X7, with the protein MMEVDLGIETVYGSDDTSTGVMSEKVSALASSVYQEFERMIKKYDEDVVKELMPLVVNVLENLDIVTHDNQEQEVELELLRDDNEQLITQYEREKQLRKHAEQKALEMEDVHELQRRDLQNRTEALEMQTRQLELKCKNYSDQITRLEDRESEMKREYQQLHQRHTEMIQTYMEHIERTKMAQSLGQDVAASPKAKLHSILNRPSSPNYYALSNQDVGSPASPKTPQAMSLIEGEDVLGRSPAREPVGLKNTTDLKDEQGGTENGAAQLHGDEKHDGIESQVAEVDVSRDSVHEPGDTAGSEEVVSHDPVSKDDKTATGDVSHNSEHETRPTSTEANEFILLEDNANPVESEIRQTMTDKSLDIQAELCALPPLPLWGSGSEDLRNGGSDRRIQDILNTTPELSQTQPIDVPGATSTPLKANQDSLFQELTSQDSEALGEMDEGADITVSDSFFGMGKEVENLIAENTQLLETKNALNIVKDDLIAKVDELTSEAEMLQNEVSALQTSKQRLKLKVNDLEEELRKARAEVEEMKKGPHDEDDDVPMAQRKRFTRVEMARVLMERNQYKERLMELQEAVRWTEMIRASRENPELAAKKNKSSIWKFFSNLFSSSSSSSTASKKSYPPVNVRYNAPASQVQPAGNPDRVRSNTFSAMGDKSKAFNFLAEDSNLSEIERKRREKQEQYKRVRAHVRKDDGRMQAYGWSLPAKFKGPSLTEASRNCVVSVPVPVYCRPLLEKEPGMKIWCAAGVNLSGGKTRDGGSIVGASVFYSDSLPDEPEEGKKRGSQTSIDKLDAELKEREKLLPTTENMSSMVWICTSTHATSKVTVIDANNPQEILDTFSVCSSHLLCIASVPGAMEDDYPPEDFVIKGNVVVDADSTETNKSDASSESGIGGITVVGCATGAVPPSQNGKAPDEFADPLGATAGGDGPEYTAVPLTQTAPVPRDTLIKDPNSLFKDGMATVPEGAGLPGAEVAKMSSVLPTMWLGAQNGCLYVHSSVAQWRKCLHSIKLKDSVLSIVHVKGRVLVALADGTLAVFHRAADGQWDLTNYHLLDLGKPHHSIRCMVVVYDKVWCGYRNKIHVVQPKTLKIEKTFDAHPRKERQVRQLACVGDGVWVSIWLDSTLRLYHAHTHQHLQDVDIEPYVSKMLGTGKLGFSFVRITALLISCNRLWVGTGNGVIISIPLTEISTAPPAIPASNKPTGPPAAASVSRPGGVIRVYSDANSDTVTPGSFIPYCSMAHAQLSFHGHRDAVKFFAAVPEIAVQISYTDLATKQGIAAGLSAATMPSPQPEPSKTAQGSSKNVLVISGGEGYIDFRVGDEDDDEPAPSGPGTGAFGDMSPMAKPSISKGERSHLIVWQIANAE; encoded by the exons AAAGCCCTGGAGATGGAAGACGTGCACGAGTTACAGCGGCGCGACCTCCAGAACCGGACAGAGGCGTTGGAGATGCAGACAAGACAGTTAGAGCTCAAGTGCAAGAACTACTCCGATCAGA TCACTCGACTGGAAGACAGAGAAAGTGAGATGAAGAGAGAATACCAACAGTTGCACCAAAGACACACAGAG aTGATACAGACCTACATGGAGCACATAGAACGGACCAAGATGGCGCAGTCTCTGGGTCAGGATGTGGCAGCAAGTCCAAAGGCAAA GTTGCACAGTATCCTGAACCGCCCGTCCTCCCCTAACTACTACGCCCTGAGTAACCAGGATGTGGGCTCACCCGCCTCACCAAAGACCCCCCAGGCCATGTCACTCATCGAGGGAGAGGATGTTCTGGGGAGAAGCCCTGCCAGGGAGCCTGTGGGTCTTAAAAATACTACAGATCTTAAG GATGAGCAAGGCGGGACTGAAAATGGTGCTGCACAATTGCATGGGGATGAAAAGCATGATGGGATAGAGTCCCAGGTGGCGGAGGTGGACGTATCCCGCGATTCAGTGCATGAGCCGGGTGACACCGCTGGTTCCGAGGAAGTCGTATCGCATGACCCCGTGTCTAAAGACGATAAAACAGCCACAGGGGATGTATCCCACAATTCTGAGCATGAGACGAGACCGACGTCCACAGAAGCCAACGAGTTTATTTTGTTGGAAGACAACGCTAACCCGGTAGAG TCTGAGATACGGCAAACCATGACAGACAAGAGTTTAGACATCCAAGCTG AGCTGTGTGCGTTACCGCCGCTGCCACTTTGGGGTAGTGGCTCAGAGGACCTCAGAAACGGAG GGTCAGACAGAAGAATTCAGGACATTCTGAACACCACCCCAGAACTCTCCCAAACACAACCCATTGATGTCCCGGGAGCAACAAG CACCCCTCTCAAGGCAAACCAGGACTCCCTGTTCCAAGAGCTAACGTCCCAGGACTCAGAAGCACTGGGAGAGATGGACGAAGGGGCAGACATTACAG TCAGTGACTCCTTCTTTG GTATGGGGAAGGAAGTGGAGAACTTGATTGCAGAGAACACACAACTCTTGGAGACAAA GAATGCCTTGAACATAGTGAAGGATGATCTTATAGCCAAAGTAGACGAGCTGACCAG CGAGGCAGAGATGTTGCAAAATGAGGTTTCAGCTCTGCAAACCTCCAAGCAGAGACTAAAGcttaaggtcaacgacctggaggaGGAGCTACGAAA gGCGAGAGCAGAAGTAGAGGAGATGAAGAAGGGCCCACACGATGAAGAT GATGACGTGCCGATGGCACAGAGGAAGCGTTTCACACGAGTGGAGATGGCGCGAGTCCTGATGGAGCGGAACCAGTACAAGGAGCGACTCATGGAGCTACAGGAGGCCGTCAGATGGACTGAGATGATCAG GGCTTCGAGAGAAAACCCAGAACTTGCTGCTAAGAAGAACAAGTCATCCATATGGAAGTT TTTTAGCAACCTATTTAGCTCATCGTCTAGTTCAAGTACAGCCAGCAAAAAGTCCTACCCACCAGTGAACGTGCGATACAACGCACCAGCCTCTCAAGTCCAACCTGCTGGAAACCCCGACCGTGTTCGCAGCAACACGTTCTCCGCCATGGGGGACAAATCCAAGGCCTTCAATTTCCTCGCAGAAGACAG cAACCTCAGTGAAATAGAGAGGAAACGACGCGAGAAGCAGGAGCAGTACAAACGTGTGCGAGCCCACGTCAGGAAGGACGACGGGCGCATGCAGGCTTACGGCTGGAGCCTGCCCGCCAAGTTCAAGGGTCCGTCCTTGACAGAGGCGTCCCGTAACTGTGTCGTGTCTGTCCCAGTCCCGGTGTACTGTCGGCCATTGTTGGAGAAAGAGCCAGGCATGAAA atcTGGTGTGCCGCCGGAGTGAACCTGTCCGGAGGGAAGACTCGAGACGGAGGGTCCATCGTGGGAGCCAGCGTGTTCTACTCCGACAGCCTGCCTGATGAGCCTGAGGAAGGCAAGAAGAGAGGCTCGCAGACAAGCATCGACAAGCTGGATGCTGAACTGAAG GAGCGGGAAAAGCTGCTGCCCACGACAGAAAACATGTCGTCCATGGTGTGGATCTGCACCAGCACACACGCCACCAGTAAGGTCACTGTCATTGATGCCAACAACCCGCAGGAGATCCTCGACACCTTCTCTGTCTGCTCCTCTCACCTGCTCTGCATAGCCAGCGTGCCAG GTGCGATGGAGGATGACTATCCGCCAGAAGACTTTGTCATCAAAGGGAATGTTGTCGTGGATGCAGACTCCACGGAAACTAACAAGTCAGATGCCAGCAGCGAGTCTGGCATCGGTGGCATTACTGTTGTGGGATGTGCCACTGGAGCAGTTCCACCAAGTCAGAACGGAAAAGCCCCAG ATGAGTTTGCTGACCCCCTGGGTGCCACTGCAGGTGGAGATGGCCCAGAATACACTGCTGTGCCTCTGACACAAACTGCCCCCGTCCCACGAGACACCCTGATTAAGGACCCCAACTCCCTGTTTAAGGACGGCATGGCCACCGTACCCGAGGGTGCCGGGCTGCCTGGTGCAGAGGTGGCCAAGATGAGCAGTGTTCTCCCCACCATGTGGCTGGGGGCACAGAATGGATG TCTGTATGTTCACTCATCTGTGGCACAGTGGAGAAAATGCCTGCATTCCATTAAACTGAAGGACTCTGTACTCAGCATAGT TCATGTAAAAGGACGTGTTCTGGTAGCATTAGCAGATGGAACCCTGGCAGTCTTCCACAGAGCAGCAG ACGGTCAGTGGGACTTGACCAACTACCACCTGCTGGACCTTGGGAAGCCTCACCACTCTATCCGCTGCATGGTGGTGGTGTACGACAAAGTCTGGTGCGGCTATCGCAACAAGATCCACGTGGTGCAGCCTAAGACTCTCAAGATAGAG AAGACGTTTGATGCCCACCCCAGGAAGGAGAGACAGGTGCGACAGCTGGCGTGTGTGGGGGACGGGGTGTGGGTGTCCATCTGGCTGGACAGCACCCTGCGCCTGTATCATGCACACACGCACCAGCACCTGCAGGATGTGGACATAGAGCCATACGTCAGCAAGATGCTGG GAACTGGGAAGCTGGGGTTCTCCTTTGTAAGGATCACCGCCCTGCTCATCTCCTGTAACAGATTGTGGGTGGGAACAGGAAACGGTGTCATCATCTCCATCCCTCTCACAGAGA TTAGCACTGCCCCTCCTGCAATACCGGCAA GTAACAAACCCACCGGTCCTCCTGCCGCGGCATCGGTCAGTCGTCCAGGCGGGGTCATCAGGGTCTACAGCGACGCTAACTCGGACACGGTGACGCCTGGCAGCTTCATCCCGTACTGCTCCATGGCTCACGCCCAGCTGTCCTTCCACGGGCACAGAGATGCCGTCAAGTTCTTTGCAGCAGTTCCAG AAATAGCTGTGCAAATCAGTTACACCGACCTAGCAACTAAACAAG GCATAGCTGCAGGCCTGAGTGCTGCCACCATGCCCAGTCCCCAGCCTGAGCCCAGTAAAACAGCACAGGGGAGCAGTAAGAACGTGCTGGTCATCAGTGGTGGAGAGGGCTACATCGACTTCAGAGTAG gtgatgaagatgatgatgagcCTGCCCCCAGTGGACCAGGAACAGGAGCGTTTGGCGACATGTCTCCCATGGCCAAGCCTTCAATATCAAAGGGAGAACGTAGCCATCTCATCGTGTGGCAGATAGCTAACGCTGAGTAA
- the LOC118418970 gene encoding C-Jun-amino-terminal kinase-interacting protein 4-like isoform X6, with amino-acid sequence MMEVDLGIETVYGSDDTSTGVMSEKVSALASSVYQEFERMIKKYDEDVVKELMPLVVNVLENLDIVTHDNQEQEVELELLRDDNEQLITQYEREKQLRKHAEQKALEMEDVHELQRRDLQNRTEALEMQTRQLELKCKNYSDQITRLEDRESEMKREYQQLHQRHTEMIQTYMEHIERTKMAQSLGQDVAASPKAKLHSILNRPSSPNYYALSNQDVGSPASPKTPQAMSLIEGEDVLGRSPAREPVGLKNTTDLKDEQGGTENGAAQLHGDEKHDGIESQVAEVDVSRDSVHEPGDTAGSEEVVSHDPVSKDDKTATGDVSHNSEHETRPTSTEANEFILLEDNANPVESEIRQTMTDKSLDIQAGSDRRIQDILNTTPELSQTQPIDVPGATSTPLKANQDSLFQELTSQDSEALGEMDEGADITVSDSFFGMGKEVENLIAENTQLLETKNALNIVKDDLIAKVDELTSEAEMLQNEVSALQTSKQRLKLKVNDLEEELRKARAEVEEMKKGPHDEDDDVPMAQRKRFTRVEMARVLMERNQYKERLMELQEAVRWTEMIRASRENPELAAKKNKSSIWKFFSNLFSSSSSSSTASKKSYPPVNVRYNAPASQVQPAGNPDRVRSNTFSAMGDKSKAFNFLAEDSNLSEIERKRREKQEQYKRVRAHVRKDDGRMQAYGWSLPAKFKGPSLTEASRNCVVSVPVPVYCRPLLEKEPGMKIWCAAGVNLSGGKTRDGGSIVGASVFYSDSLPDEPEEGKKRGSQTSIDKLDAELKEREKLLPTTENMSSMVWICTSTHATSKVTVIDANNPQEILDTFSVCSSHLLCIASVPGAMEDDYPPEDFVIKGNVVVDADSTETNKSDASSESGIGGITVVGCATGAVPPSQNGKAPGTKDVESPVEIAKEATEIPTPAQEQAPSALEEKMVVKVEGVTPEQEEKEGGEEDGEPEVEEEAGPGEEDEFADPLGATAGGDGPEYTAVPLTQTAPVPRDTLIKDPNSLFKDGMATVPEGAGLPGAEVAKMSSVLPTMWLGAQNGCLYVHSSVAQWRKCLHSIKLKDSVLSIVHVKGRVLVALADGTLAVFHRAADGQWDLTNYHLLDLGKPHHSIRCMVVVYDKVWCGYRNKIHVVQPKTLKIEKTFDAHPRKERQVRQLACVGDGVWVSIWLDSTLRLYHAHTHQHLQDVDIEPYVSKMLGTGKLGFSFVRITALLISCNRLWVGTGNGVIISIPLTEISTAPPAIPASNKPTGPPAAASVSRPGGVIRVYSDANSDTVTPGSFIPYCSMAHAQLSFHGHRDAVKFFAAVPEIAVQISYTDLATKQGIAAGLSAATMPSPQPEPSKTAQGSSKNVLVISGGEGYIDFRVGDEDDDEPAPSGPGTGAFGDMSPMAKPSISKGERSHLIVWQIANAE; translated from the exons AAAGCCCTGGAGATGGAAGACGTGCACGAGTTACAGCGGCGCGACCTCCAGAACCGGACAGAGGCGTTGGAGATGCAGACAAGACAGTTAGAGCTCAAGTGCAAGAACTACTCCGATCAGA TCACTCGACTGGAAGACAGAGAAAGTGAGATGAAGAGAGAATACCAACAGTTGCACCAAAGACACACAGAG aTGATACAGACCTACATGGAGCACATAGAACGGACCAAGATGGCGCAGTCTCTGGGTCAGGATGTGGCAGCAAGTCCAAAGGCAAA GTTGCACAGTATCCTGAACCGCCCGTCCTCCCCTAACTACTACGCCCTGAGTAACCAGGATGTGGGCTCACCCGCCTCACCAAAGACCCCCCAGGCCATGTCACTCATCGAGGGAGAGGATGTTCTGGGGAGAAGCCCTGCCAGGGAGCCTGTGGGTCTTAAAAATACTACAGATCTTAAG GATGAGCAAGGCGGGACTGAAAATGGTGCTGCACAATTGCATGGGGATGAAAAGCATGATGGGATAGAGTCCCAGGTGGCGGAGGTGGACGTATCCCGCGATTCAGTGCATGAGCCGGGTGACACCGCTGGTTCCGAGGAAGTCGTATCGCATGACCCCGTGTCTAAAGACGATAAAACAGCCACAGGGGATGTATCCCACAATTCTGAGCATGAGACGAGACCGACGTCCACAGAAGCCAACGAGTTTATTTTGTTGGAAGACAACGCTAACCCGGTAGAG TCTGAGATACGGCAAACCATGACAGACAAGAGTTTAGACATCCAAGCTG GGTCAGACAGAAGAATTCAGGACATTCTGAACACCACCCCAGAACTCTCCCAAACACAACCCATTGATGTCCCGGGAGCAACAAG CACCCCTCTCAAGGCAAACCAGGACTCCCTGTTCCAAGAGCTAACGTCCCAGGACTCAGAAGCACTGGGAGAGATGGACGAAGGGGCAGACATTACAG TCAGTGACTCCTTCTTTG GTATGGGGAAGGAAGTGGAGAACTTGATTGCAGAGAACACACAACTCTTGGAGACAAA GAATGCCTTGAACATAGTGAAGGATGATCTTATAGCCAAAGTAGACGAGCTGACCAG CGAGGCAGAGATGTTGCAAAATGAGGTTTCAGCTCTGCAAACCTCCAAGCAGAGACTAAAGcttaaggtcaacgacctggaggaGGAGCTACGAAA gGCGAGAGCAGAAGTAGAGGAGATGAAGAAGGGCCCACACGATGAAGAT GATGACGTGCCGATGGCACAGAGGAAGCGTTTCACACGAGTGGAGATGGCGCGAGTCCTGATGGAGCGGAACCAGTACAAGGAGCGACTCATGGAGCTACAGGAGGCCGTCAGATGGACTGAGATGATCAG GGCTTCGAGAGAAAACCCAGAACTTGCTGCTAAGAAGAACAAGTCATCCATATGGAAGTT TTTTAGCAACCTATTTAGCTCATCGTCTAGTTCAAGTACAGCCAGCAAAAAGTCCTACCCACCAGTGAACGTGCGATACAACGCACCAGCCTCTCAAGTCCAACCTGCTGGAAACCCCGACCGTGTTCGCAGCAACACGTTCTCCGCCATGGGGGACAAATCCAAGGCCTTCAATTTCCTCGCAGAAGACAG cAACCTCAGTGAAATAGAGAGGAAACGACGCGAGAAGCAGGAGCAGTACAAACGTGTGCGAGCCCACGTCAGGAAGGACGACGGGCGCATGCAGGCTTACGGCTGGAGCCTGCCCGCCAAGTTCAAGGGTCCGTCCTTGACAGAGGCGTCCCGTAACTGTGTCGTGTCTGTCCCAGTCCCGGTGTACTGTCGGCCATTGTTGGAGAAAGAGCCAGGCATGAAA atcTGGTGTGCCGCCGGAGTGAACCTGTCCGGAGGGAAGACTCGAGACGGAGGGTCCATCGTGGGAGCCAGCGTGTTCTACTCCGACAGCCTGCCTGATGAGCCTGAGGAAGGCAAGAAGAGAGGCTCGCAGACAAGCATCGACAAGCTGGATGCTGAACTGAAG GAGCGGGAAAAGCTGCTGCCCACGACAGAAAACATGTCGTCCATGGTGTGGATCTGCACCAGCACACACGCCACCAGTAAGGTCACTGTCATTGATGCCAACAACCCGCAGGAGATCCTCGACACCTTCTCTGTCTGCTCCTCTCACCTGCTCTGCATAGCCAGCGTGCCAG GTGCGATGGAGGATGACTATCCGCCAGAAGACTTTGTCATCAAAGGGAATGTTGTCGTGGATGCAGACTCCACGGAAACTAACAAGTCAGATGCCAGCAGCGAGTCTGGCATCGGTGGCATTACTGTTGTGGGATGTGCCACTGGAGCAGTTCCACCAAGTCAGAACGGAAAAGCCCCAG GAACCAAAGATGTAGAGAGCCCCGTAGAGATAGCAAAGGAAGCCACAGAAATCCCCACCCCGGCCCAAGAGCAGGCTCCCTCAGCTCTAGAGGAGAAGATGGTGGTTAAGGTGGAGGGAGTGACTCCGGAGCAGGAGGAGAAGGAGGGTGGTGAGGAGGATGGGGAGCCTGAGGTGGAGGAGGAGGCTGGACCGGGGGAGGAGG ATGAGTTTGCTGACCCCCTGGGTGCCACTGCAGGTGGAGATGGCCCAGAATACACTGCTGTGCCTCTGACACAAACTGCCCCCGTCCCACGAGACACCCTGATTAAGGACCCCAACTCCCTGTTTAAGGACGGCATGGCCACCGTACCCGAGGGTGCCGGGCTGCCTGGTGCAGAGGTGGCCAAGATGAGCAGTGTTCTCCCCACCATGTGGCTGGGGGCACAGAATGGATG TCTGTATGTTCACTCATCTGTGGCACAGTGGAGAAAATGCCTGCATTCCATTAAACTGAAGGACTCTGTACTCAGCATAGT TCATGTAAAAGGACGTGTTCTGGTAGCATTAGCAGATGGAACCCTGGCAGTCTTCCACAGAGCAGCAG ACGGTCAGTGGGACTTGACCAACTACCACCTGCTGGACCTTGGGAAGCCTCACCACTCTATCCGCTGCATGGTGGTGGTGTACGACAAAGTCTGGTGCGGCTATCGCAACAAGATCCACGTGGTGCAGCCTAAGACTCTCAAGATAGAG AAGACGTTTGATGCCCACCCCAGGAAGGAGAGACAGGTGCGACAGCTGGCGTGTGTGGGGGACGGGGTGTGGGTGTCCATCTGGCTGGACAGCACCCTGCGCCTGTATCATGCACACACGCACCAGCACCTGCAGGATGTGGACATAGAGCCATACGTCAGCAAGATGCTGG GAACTGGGAAGCTGGGGTTCTCCTTTGTAAGGATCACCGCCCTGCTCATCTCCTGTAACAGATTGTGGGTGGGAACAGGAAACGGTGTCATCATCTCCATCCCTCTCACAGAGA TTAGCACTGCCCCTCCTGCAATACCGGCAA GTAACAAACCCACCGGTCCTCCTGCCGCGGCATCGGTCAGTCGTCCAGGCGGGGTCATCAGGGTCTACAGCGACGCTAACTCGGACACGGTGACGCCTGGCAGCTTCATCCCGTACTGCTCCATGGCTCACGCCCAGCTGTCCTTCCACGGGCACAGAGATGCCGTCAAGTTCTTTGCAGCAGTTCCAG AAATAGCTGTGCAAATCAGTTACACCGACCTAGCAACTAAACAAG GCATAGCTGCAGGCCTGAGTGCTGCCACCATGCCCAGTCCCCAGCCTGAGCCCAGTAAAACAGCACAGGGGAGCAGTAAGAACGTGCTGGTCATCAGTGGTGGAGAGGGCTACATCGACTTCAGAGTAG gtgatgaagatgatgatgagcCTGCCCCCAGTGGACCAGGAACAGGAGCGTTTGGCGACATGTCTCCCATGGCCAAGCCTTCAATATCAAAGGGAGAACGTAGCCATCTCATCGTGTGGCAGATAGCTAACGCTGAGTAA